The window CGCTGGGCCCTTCAGGTGCAGGGCCGGCTACGGGCCGGACTGCTGATCATCGTGGCCGGCTATGTGTGCAACATCGCCTATCTGAGCGCCAAGTTCACCGCCGTGGTCGCCCGCTGGAACGGCGGCGACCTCGACTACCTCAGCACCGACGTGGCCCCCGGGCTCGCCTCGGTCGGGGCGCAGATCAGCGCGGTCGGCTTCTGTCTTCCGCTGGCCTGTCAGCGGGCCGGTGACACCTGGTCGACCTGGTCGACGTACCGCCGCCTGGGGCCGCTGTGGCGCGAGCTGGCTCCGGTCTCGCCGCAGGCGGGCCGCGCGGTGCGGATGTCCTGGTGGTCCCCCGTCGAACTCCGCGTCACACAGCGGGAGTCGGACATCCACGACGGCATGCTCAGCCTGTACCCCTACTTCGACGCCGAGTTGCGGGCGCGCGCCCACGACGCGGCGCTCGCGGCGGGTTCCGACCCCGACCAGGCCCGGGCCGAGGCCGACGCGGCGATGGTGACGGCGGCGGTGCGGGCCCGGGCCGCGGACCCGGAGGGCAGGGTCATCGACTCCGCCGAGCCGGCCGCGCCCACCAGGTCCTCGTCCTCCGCGTCCCCTGCGGCTTCCCCCGCCGCACCCACCGAGGGACCGCGTGACCTCGTGCGGATGTCCCTCGCCCTGCGCCGGTCCCCGGTCGTCGCGGCGGCCCGCAGCCGGTCGGCGTGCAGGCCGCGGAGCGACTTCCCGGAGCGGGCCCGCTGAGCGCTCCGCCGGAAGTCCGGTTCATCGGCTGCGGGCCCGTCGTCGCTGGTCGCGCGGTTCCCCGCGCCCCTGTGGGGCGGGGGCGCGACCCGTCCCGACGTGCCCGCCCGGTGTCAGGTGGCGCTGCGCCCGCTCACTTCGCGCGGGTCCCGCTCCGGCGCGCGACGGTGGGCCGTGGCCGGCCGGCAGCGGTGCCGGGGCGCGCCCGCCGGGCAGGGCACTCCCGGATGCCCGGCGGGCGCGGCGCGGCCGCGGTTCTCCGTCGCCGACGGGACACAGCCGCACGGCGTGCCGCGAGCGCTGCCGTGGGGCGTCGGCCATCGGCCCACCCGCCCCTCGCCGGGCCGCCGGCGGTGCGGCTCCGACACTGCGTTCCAGCCTGGATCCGTTGTCCGACCAGGGGTTTCGGTGACGATTCCCTTCCGCTGACCGGGCGAACGAAGCCGTACGGAAAGGGCATTGTCAGTGGCGGACGGCAAGCTGGACCCAGCGCCACCGCTGTGCGGCGGCGTGGTGAACGACAAACGAGCCGAAGCCGAGCCGAACCGGGAGAGCCGTCCGA of the Streptomyces aurantiacus genome contains:
- a CDS encoding MAB_1171c family putative transporter, encoding MDGTTYYVPAVAMAAALAVKGPSLLRSWRDPLLRSVCSLMALTGLVFFFAAPPTIAEVNDLLGVTNASAPLVYCLLSAFSAACLVLIVNWRGGPPESTRRTSRRWIIGYGVVIVALVVLFALGDAPVERLRDFDTYYADEPFVREMIVLYLGALAVAGVAMNVMCGRWALQVQGRLRAGLLIIVAGYVCNIAYLSAKFTAVVARWNGGDLDYLSTDVAPGLASVGAQISAVGFCLPLACQRAGDTWSTWSTYRRLGPLWRELAPVSPQAGRAVRMSWWSPVELRVTQRESDIHDGMLSLYPYFDAELRARAHDAALAAGSDPDQARAEADAAMVTAAVRARAADPEGRVIDSAEPAAPTRSSSSASPAASPAAPTEGPRDLVRMSLALRRSPVVAAARSRSACRPRSDFPERAR